The Canis lupus familiaris isolate Mischka breed German Shepherd chromosome 1, alternate assembly UU_Cfam_GSD_1.0, whole genome shotgun sequence DNA window TCTGGTTTGGGACACAGACATACCACAATCAAAACCCCTGTGGGAATAAAGAGCGGGGTCTGGAGTCAGCCTCTCTCGCATTTACCAACTGTGGGATCTTGAGTGAGTTACATGTGGtgtctgagcttcagtttctttatctagcTGATCAAAATAGTAAGAGCTTAGTGTAGTGGTTAGGGCTTGGGGTCTGGATCCGGAGGCCCTGGCCAGGCCACTTCCTGGCAAGTTCCTATTCTCTGAACTTGTATTTCCTCCTCTCTCAGGTGGAGTTAGTAATAAGATCTGTGTTCTGGTTGTTTGGCATGGCATAACGAACCACCCCAAAACTCTGGTGTAAGCCAGCAATAATTTATTTTGCCCATAAACCTGAAATTTGGGCAGGGCTTGGCAGGAGAGCTCACCGCTCTACGTGGCATCATTTGGGGTCTCAAGAAGTGGCCAGAGGATTGACATCCAAGATGATTCAGTCATGTGGCCCACAAACTGGCCAGGGTTGTTGGCTTGAGCTGACTGTTGACCAGAGGCCATGATTCCTCTCCATGGGGCTGCTTGAGTTTCTTCACAATATGGTGGCTGGGTTCCAAGaagaagtgttctttttttttttttttaaaaaaagattttatttatttattcatgagcagagagagagagagggagagagaggcagagacacaggcagagggagaagcaggctccctgcagggagcctgatgtggagttgatcccaggaccctgggatcatgccctgggccaaaggcagatgcttaaccactgggccacccaggtgccccccaagagGGAGTGTTCCACCACACAAGTGGAATATGCCAGTCTGCAGGCTGAGATGCAGACATTGGTGTGGGGTCACTTCTGCTGTACTCCCTTGATCTGGTAGTCCGAGTCTACCCCGATCCAAGGGGAGGGAGCATAGACCCTACTCCTTGAGGGAGGAGGGTCGAATTTACGGGCATCCTGAAGCTATAAAACTAACCCCATGAGGTTTTGAGGGAATTAATGTAGCTCCCCCAGAACCGCATCTGACACACAGAAAGTGCTCACAATCTATTATTACCATTGTTGTTACCATCAGCATGGTTAGAACTCCCTGGATAAGCTCAGATGACTGACTGGGAGCTTGAGCAGAGCTCAGGGTGGTAGAAGCTTTCAGAAGGAGTAAGCATTCTgaccaccctgagccaaagcccaGCTCCTCTCTGGCTGTGCAACCTCCTGCAGGTCCCTTGACTTCTCTGATCCACGGTCCCCTGGCCTGTAAGGTGAGATAACGACACCCAGCTCTGAGGGCATTTGGAAGTGTTTGGGCAGATCATGCCTGGGTAGCATTTTgcatggttcctggcacagaagtGGTAATTATTGTTATGATTCTTAAGCAGGTGAGGTTGCAGGacaagttgggggtgggggctgggcagggagcgAGCAGAGCATTCCAGGTAGGAAACCCGCCTGCAAATCTGGGAGGGGAGAGATGGCGCAGAAGAATGGCAGGATGTTCAAAGAATTAGAGGGTGGAGGGCGTGGCCAGAGTGGGTGGGTCTGAAAGGGCCCTTAGATGTCTCTTGAGGGCACAGGGGAgccacaggaggggcagggacagaaaGGGTTTAAGTGTGGATCCATAGGCtggcagaggctggagggaggaggctggaggagaggaTGGGATCTGTGCTGGGGTCTGGCCAGTGGGAatggagaggaaggggcagaggagggggaagagaggagggaagaagtcTTCCCAACCTGTGCATAGATGTGGAATGGCACTTGAGATGGAGAGCCCAGGAAGGGGTTGTATTGGAGGGAAGATGCTGAGTTTAGTGGGATGCAGGGCATTTGAGGCCGTGGGGGGCACAGAGATGCAACTCTAGGTCTCAGGAGAGGGTGGGAGACAACGAATTGAGACATATTCTGAGAGCAGCAGGGAGCCATAGGAGGAGTTGAAGCATTTGGGCAATTGCAGGTATCTGAGGCTGCAGGGAGGACAGAGTAGACTGAAAGccagagggtggggagaaggaaggctGAACTGAGGCCAAGGCCATCAGAAGTGGGGCTCTCCAAAGGGTCACCTCACCCTCCTCCAAGAAGTCTTCCTGGCTTCTCTTCCCCATGGGTTTGCTACCCCATTTCCGCTGGGACTCAGCAGCTTTCACTATCTTCACCCTGGGTGTGGGGAGTGCAGGGGTCATATGGGACCAACTGATGAGGACCAGTCAGGTGGGGTGGCTGGCTCTGCCACTAGATTGGGGTTGGGGGATCCTGGCACCGCCCACTGGGTCTGGCTTCCTTCCCCGCCCAGGAAGCTACCAGTCCTGTCAGACTTGTTGACCAGGGAGGCACTGGAGTCTCGCTCCAGTGTCTTCAGAGGTGCAGCCAGCACCATGGACACCTCATGGGCTCTGCTGCTCTTCCTGTTTCTGGGTAAGTCCCCTGCTCAGCCCCTTCCCACCTGTTCCCCTTCTCGGGACCTCCTCAacaccctcccctcctctccttgcaGCCTCTGGAAGAGAGGTCCTCACCCATGGAGCCTCTTCTGGAGTTCAGCAAACCAATTTCTCCTTGGACTCAGAAAGCTCTTCCCAGGGCCCAGGTTCAAAAGTCTCCTACATCAACCCCCCCAGCTGGAAACTTCCAGATCAGTTTCCAGGTTCAAATGCCACGGTTGCTATCCCTCATCCCAAATGGTTTTCCGAGGCCTCAAATTTTAACGATGTGCCTAGGTCCGTCTGGTCAAATGTTTCTGCTGAGGGCCAAAAGTTGAGCCTGGATCCTACCTTCTCTGAAATCCCTGATTCTGAAGTATTTTCTGATATCTTGGGTTCTCAAGTTCCTGCCAAAGACTCAGAGCCCTCCTCTGTTAAGACCCCAGCTTTGAACATTTCAGCTCCGGTCCCAGCTACTGAAGTACTTATTGAGACCCCAGGTTCAAAAGCCTCCCCTGAGGATCATGATCTTGAAATCTCTGCCCAGAAACCTGAGTCCAAAGTAATTGCAGGAGCCCAGCCAGGGGAAAGCTTCCCCCAGCAGGTGGGGAGGCCTCTTTCGGTGCTAGTGGGGACCACCATCCAGCTTCCTCTAGTTCCAATTCCCAGCCCTGGCCCTCCTGCTCCTCTGGTTGTCTGGCGCCGTGGCTCCAAGGTGCTGGCTGCAGGAGGCCTGGGGCCAGGGGCGCCCCTGATCAGCTTGGACCCTGCTTACCGAGACCGCTTACGATTTGACCAGGCCCAAGGGGGCCTGGAACTTGCTTCTGCCGGGCTGGAGGATGCTGGTCTCTACACTGCTGAGGTTATCCGGGCTGGGGTTTCCCGGCAGATTCGGGAGTTCACGGTGGGTGTGTATGGTAAGTGGGCACCGAGGCTCAGAGTGCAGGCTGCAGGGTCTGCTGTGCCAGACCTTTGGGCAGGTGGCTGCTGTCCATGTTTTCTCCCTTGATGAAGGGGTCCTTTGACAGGGGAGAGAGCACTTCTAGGTTGGAGGGATAAGAGGGGCTGGGGGTCAAGACAGGAGTTCTTGAGGGGAGGTGGCCCTGGGGATCAAGACCCCTGGGTGCTTGGAATCCTGAGTCTCTGAGAGGACAGAGTGGGGGACTCAGACTTATGGGTCTGGGAGGGGGAGGACCCCTAGGGCTGGGCCTCAAAGTCTTGGGTGGGAGGAGTGAAGGCTGAGGTCTGGAGTCCTGGATCTAGGGGACCAGGGGGCCAGAGACCAGGTCCTGAGTCTGCTCCCTTCTccagagcccctgccccagctgtcGGTGCAGCCCCACACCCCCGAGACAGAGGAGGGGGCGGCCGAGCTCCGGCTGcgctgcctggggtgggggcctggTCGTGGAGAGCTGAGCTGGAGCCAGGACGGACGCACCCTGGAGGCGACAGACCGTGAGGGAGCGGAACCACCCCGGATCCGCACAGAGGGCGACCAGCTGCTCATCATGCGTCCCGTGCGCAGCGACCAGGCCCGGTACACCTGTCGCGTCCGCAGCCCTTTCGGCCACACCGAGGCTGCGGCCGACGTCAGAGTCTTCTGTGAGTGTGGGTGTGCCTCGGGTTCGGGTCCGCGATCTGGGAGCTCAGGTTCCTGAGTCCCTGGGGCGGAGGGGGGTTGGAGGTCCAGCGCCCCGGGGTTGTGGCGGGGTCCCGGGTAACCCCGCCCCTCCTGGTCCGGGCCCTTTCCTCCGTCCAGACGGCCCGGATGCGCCGGTCATCAAGATCTCCTCGGACCGCGACGCCGCCCCCGCCCTCTTTGTCACTGCGGGCAGCAACGTGACCCTGCGCTGCACCGCCGCCTCGCGGCCGCCCGCCGACATCGCGTGGAGCCTGGCCGACCCGGCCGAGGCCGCGGTGCCCGCCGGCCCGCGTCTCCTGCTGCCCGCGGTCGGCCCGGGCCACGCCGGCACCTACGCCTGCCTTGCGGCGAACCCGCGcactggccgccgccgccgctctcTGCTCAACCTCACGGTGGCGGGTGAAcgcggtgggggcggggtggagtGGGGAGCCTGTGGGCGGGGCCTCCCCGTAGAAGGGGCGGGTGCCGGGGAAGGGGCGGGCCAACAGGGGCCCGAGGGACTGGGCCGGTGGGGCGGGAAGGCCAGGGAGGGCACGGGGCCAGCGTTAATAGGGCAGAGTTTCCTGGGCAGGAGTCTCAACAAATTAAGCAGAGCGTCGGATGGCAAGAGTGGAGGCCAGAAAGGGAAGGGGCTTAGGGCGCTTGAGCCAGTAAGTGGGATCAGCAAATAAATTGTCTGGGAGTTAAGTCATAAGAAAAGGGGGCTGGATCATTCTAGAAATGGGCGGATTGGTCTTAGAAGAGGGACTGAGCGCACCAGGAGGGGCGCAGAGGTCTGGCTGAAGGCGCTGAGTGACTTGGTGGAGGGGGCGGGACTGGGAAGAAAGGGGCGGGGTTATGTTTGCAAGGAAAGAAATCCGTGCAGAAATGTAGTTTCCTTAGGAAAGAGGTGCGGTCAGGGGTCTGCAGCTGCCCACTCAGCCCGGAAGTTTCTGGGAGAGTGAGCTGGGGTGACAGGAGAATGGGGCGCGGACGGCGCCTACGGGGCGGGGCCAGGTGCCGAAGGGTTGGTGTGCGGCGCGGAGAGGCGGGGCTGGAGGGCTGAGCGGAGCGAGAGAGGCTGACCCCTGCATCTCCCTCCGCCCCACAGATCTGCCTCCCGGGTCCCCGCAGTGTTCAGTCGAAGGCGGTCCAGGGGACCGCAGCCTGCGCTTCCGCTGCGCGTGGCCCGGCGGGGTCCCCGCCGCCTCCCTGCAGTTCCAGGGTCTCCCCGAAGGCGTCCGCGCGGGGCCGGTGGCCTCTGCGCTCCTGGCAGCGGTCCCCGCCCACCCCCGGCTCAGCGGCGTCCCGGTCACCTGCCTTGCCCGCCACCTGATGACCACGCGCACCTGCACTGTCACCCCTGGGTGAGAGCCGGTGGGACTCCTCTCCTGTTtcctgagggggggggggagggcggtaTTTCTTAGCTCCTTTAGGAAATGAGAAAGGCAGACTCGAAACTCCCGGAAAAGAGAGTTCCTGTGTCTTAAACCCTACAGAAGGACTAAGGTTTTCCCATACCTCAAACAGGAGAAGGGCCACAATTTCTTTCCTGGATCCAGAAAGAGACACCTTCCTACGTGTCCAGTGCAATAAATGGTTGAGAATAATACGAGTTCCGCAGTCTAGAACCTGGCTGCTAGTATGTATGTAATAAGTCGTCTTTATTAAAGAAATCATAATGGTGATTgaatgagagagtgagtgaatggGCAGTGCTTCCTTGTTTGGCTAGAGTGCTGGGGTCTCACAGCAATTTACTTCACCAAAGGGCGCAGGACTTGGTCTCCCATTCCAGGGGAAGGTCTTGACTCAGCTGGGTTTCTTCTACCTGCAGAGGCCCCTCGGGAAGTGCTGCTGCATCCCACAGTGGAGGAAACACGGtcaggggaggtggaggtggtgctGCAGGCCACTGGCTGCCCTCCACCATCGAGAGCCTCTTGGGCCCGGGCAGGGCAGCCTGTGGCCCCAGGAGGTGGGAGTCGCCTGCGGCTCAGCCAAGATGGGCGCAGGCTCCTCATTAGCAACTTCAGTCTGGACTGGGACCTGGGAAATTACTCCGTGTTGTGCAGCGGGGCGCTGGGTGCTGGGGGCAACCAGATCACTCTCACTGGTGAGTCCATCCTTTCCCAGAACCTCcagccttctcttccctcccactcGGTCCCCAGCTCCTTTTGCCTCAGACCCAAGAGTCCAGCCCCTCAGTCCCTTGCTCTTGTAGGCGTAGAAGGCTCCCCAGGAGACCCTCAGGACCTATGAGCCCAGGTCCAgagcccccttccctctcccctctaggACCCATAAATCCAGCCTTCACCTTAATCTCCTCAGGACCTTCCATCTCCTCATGGAGGCTGCAGAGAGCCCAGGATGCAGCAGTGCTTACTTGGGATGTGGAACGTGGGGCCCTGATCAGTGATTTTGAGATCCAGGCACAAAGAGAAGGCCCTGACCTGGGTCGAGCCACTACCTACAAGGACTGGATTTCTCTGCTCACCCTGGGGCCTCAGGAGCGGTCAGCCGTGGTACCCCTTCCCCGTCGGAACCCTGGCACCTGGGTCTTCCGTGTCCTGCCCATGCTGGGgggccagccagggaccccatCACAGAGCCGAGTGTACCAGGCCAGTGAGTTGGGGCTACTGGAGCCTTTTCCTGGGCTGTCTCCTCAGTTTGTTGCATTGTATCCCGCTTGTCTGCTTGTATCCATTTTCTGGGgctagtgtaagaaagtggcttggacccaacagaaatgtattctcgcccaattctggaggccagaagtcggaaatcaaggtgtcagtgcTCCCTCTGAGGGAAATtggggccatgctccctctgagacTTGGGGTAGACTCTTTGTCACCTCATCCAGCTTCTGATAGTGGCCATCAATCCTTGGCTTATAGCTGCATCACTGTGATCTTTGCCTCTAGCTTTCCACAGCTAcctcctccctgtgtgtgtgtctctgtcttcttttttctttttaaatttatttatttatttatgagagacacacagagagagtcagagacataggcagagggagaagtaggctccctacagggagctcgatgtgggacttgatcctggatctctgggatcatgccctgagctgaaggcagacactcaattgctaagccacccaggtgtccctctgtctTCTTCTTGTAAGGACTCTAGTCATATTGGGTTACGGCTCATCCTAATGATCTCATCTTGAGTTGATTGGTTGAGATGTGTCTCCTCCTGAAAAGATATATTACGTTTTAACTCTCTGTGCCTGTGAATGTGAACTTATATGGAAACAGATTCTTTGTAGAAGATTGACTCTATTTCTATGTTAGCACATTACTTCTGGCATAGCACACTTACTTTCTTTTTAGTGCCACCTGTAATTGTTATTAATTTGGGTGTTCATTTCTGATTTCCCTAAAAATTAATCCCCCTGAGAGTAGATATCCGGGTTTGCTCATCAGTGGATCATTACCATCCGGTAGAATGCCGGACGCACCACAGTGATTTAGTAGATGCAAAATGAATTGGGAGTCTGGGATCCCAAATTCCCGAGTTCCAAAATAGGAAACTTGGGTCCAGCCCTGGCTCCTGCTTCCTTATCctccatctctttgtctcttccagGTCcccccctgggctctggggccatTGCTGGCATCGTCCTGGGTTCCCTACTGGGCCTGGCCCTCCTAGCATTGCTTCTCTACAAGTGCATCCGCTGCCTGTGCAGTTTTAGGGGTAAGTGAGGGGCCCACTGGCTGAACCAGTCAACCCAGTCATAGATCATTCACTCTGTCTTCTACCATTATCAGCCAATCAGAGTAAGGCTCCGCCCCTCAGCCCAGCTTCCCTGGTCATTGGCTGGGTTGGAATGTTGGAACAGCCAATCAcggtttctgtttctcttccttctctttccagaaGACACTCTTAAGAAAAACAAGTGTCCTCCCTCCTTGACCCCTGTGGTTCCCCCACCGGAAAAAAAGATGCAGAGCATAACCCCAGTGCAGACCCCACAGCCTCTGCCCTTCAAAGTGCCGCTGGAGGACCCTAGCCCAAACAGGGCCCACCAGGTGAGTGTAGGTGCCCCAATGTCCTTCTGGAAAGGGCATGGAacttcctgtgttttattttatttatttatttatttattttaaaaggttttacttatttattcatgagagacacagagagaggcagagacataggcagagggagaagtagctccccacaggaagcctgatgtgggactcgatcccaggaccccaggatcatgccctgagccgaaggcagatgctcaatcactgagccacccaggtgcccccttcctgTGTATTAATCAGGGAGCGAAGACGGTCTGAGTCTTCTTCTAGCTTTACTTGTTGATTTACAATGTCGGTAAAATcccccctcttttaaaaaatacataaaaattggACAGGAATTCCCATCCAATTTTTGTTATATTAAGAGTGAAATTCCAgttttagggatgcttgggtggctcagcagtttggtgtctgcctttggctcaggacgtgaccccggcgtcctgggattgagtctcgcatcgggctccctgtgtggagcctgcttctccctctgcctgtgtctctgcctctctctctctctctctctgtctctcataaataaataaaatcttaaaaaaaaaaaattccagttttgGAGGAAAAATACCTTATTCTTTTCCATAGCAATTGGCAAATTTCCCTTTTCTATCAGATGTGGGATGGAATATCTTCCCCATAAAAGCTGGGTTGTTGCTTGTCTTATCTCTCCCAAGGGTAGGTggacattttttcctttggtaaatgGAGGTAACCTGGTTAATGTCCAACTGGTGTGAGCTCGCCCTAGAAAAGCATAAGTTGTGTCACATTCAGGGTAACCCCTGAGATggtccccttcccttcctttctcttccaggtCACTGGCCCCAGTCCAGTCATCTCTCCGGGTGGGGGCCTAAGGACTGTTCGGGCAGCCACACAGGTGTGACGGGGCCCACTCTGCACAGGACTTTTTGGTAGGACCTCCTGTTTCACCCCGACAGCAGGCAGGGCCTTCCTGCCCTGCTGAGATTGAAAACTGGCTATAGAGCATGAGACTTCTAGTCTCCCTGTCAGCACAGAAGACTCTACTCATATTTGTGCAACTAAGGAGCTGTGGTTCCCAGGCTAGGAGATACTCCTTGCTGATGTACCAGTGTGATTTGCACAACCTCCAAGCAGGCAGGACGTACAGGCTTGGTGGTGAACAGGCAGGACTTGTCCTTGCTGTTCCGAGCCCCAGAGAGGGCCCTCCCTCATTCTCTCAGAAGATCTTCCTATGTCCATTTGTCTCCTCCAGGCCATTCCCCATCCGGTACCCAGAgtcttcatctttaaaacagCCCAGATCACATCCACTTCTCTTTGAACCCTTCTATGGCTGCCAATTGCCCTTCAGATATTGTCCTGATTCCTCACTGTGATTTTCAAAGCCTTGTGGTTTGGCTTCTGTTGGCCTCTGACCTTCCCTTCCAGTCCTTTCACTCCTGCTACTCAGAATTAACAACAGATTTTCTGTCCACACAGCTCTAGATTGCCTCCAGGGCTTTGCCTCAGAGTTTGCTTTGCCTAGAACACCACTCTTTGCCCTGAGTCGTCCACTTCTCACGTATAATGGGAACTGAGATACAGTGATTTATAGGACATGTATATTTGATTATCATTTGGTTTCTCAGATAGATTTGGTCTTGATCCATAGTTCTTGAAAACGGTTCAGAGCCATAAAGGTGAAATGAGTGTCTTATTATTAATGGAGGTGACTTTTTGGGTTGCACCCAAAGGCAGGACTGGTTGCCTGGAGGACCAAACCTGTGATTAGAGGATTGGAAATTTCAGTTCTAcacgctccccacccccacctccaggaggaggagggactggATGTTGAATCAACCAATGGCCAGTGGCGTAGTCAATCATGACTGTAAAATGAAGCCTACGAACAAACCCCAGAGGACAGCTCTTTGACCCATTTCAGCAGAGCTTCTATGCTGGGGGAACCAGAATGCCCCCATGTACCACTAAACTGGGTCCCCAAGCCCCACAACCACAGAGATTCCTTTGGGAGCTTGCCctgtgtatctcttcatctggctgttggtTTATATCCTTTCTCATGtcctttaaataaaatgttaaatgtaactaagtgtttccctgagttctgctTGCCAGTCTAGCAAAATAATCAAATTCAAGGAAGAGGTCTTTGGAACCTCCAGCCTGTAGCCAGTCAGTCAGAA harbors:
- the VSIG10L gene encoding V-set and immunoglobulin domain-containing protein 10-like isoform X5, whose protein sequence is MGPTDEDQSGGVAGSATRLGLGDPGTAHWVWLPSPPRKLPVLSDLLTREALESRSSVFRGAASTMDTSWALLLFLFLASGREVLTHGASSGVQQTNFSLDSESSSQGPGSKVSYINPPSWKLPDQFPGSNATVAIPHPKWFSEASNFNDVPRSVWSNVSAEGQKLSLDPTFSEIPDSEVFSDILGSQVPAKDSEPSSVKTPALNISAPVPATEVLIETPGSKASPEDHDLEISAQKPESKVIAGAQPGESFPQQVGRPLSVLVGTTIQLPLVPIPSPGPPAPLVVWRRGSKVLAAGGLGPGAPLISLDPAYRDRLRFDQAQGGLELASAGLEDAGLYTAEVIRAGVSRQIREFTVGVYEPLPQLSVQPHTPETEEGAAELRLRCLGWGPGRGELSWSQDGRTLEATDREGAEPPRIRTEGDQLLIMRPVRSDQARYTCRVRSPFGHTEAAADVRVFYGPDAPVIKISSDRDAAPALFVTAGSNVTLRCTAASRPPADIAWSLADPAEAAVPAGPRLLLPAVGPGHAGTYACLAANPRTGRRRRSLLNLTVADLPPGSPQCSVEGGPGDRSLRFRCAWPGGVPAASLQFQGLPEGVRAGPVASALLAAVPAHPRLSGVPVTCLARHLMTTRTCTVTPGRRATISFLDPERDTFLRVQCNKWLRIIRVPQSRTWLLV
- the VSIG10L gene encoding V-set and immunoglobulin domain-containing protein 10-like isoform X3; protein product: MGPTDEDQSGGVAGSATRLGLGDPGTAHWVWLPSPPRKLPVLSDLLTREALESRSSVFRGAASTMDTSWALLLFLFLASGREVLTHGASSGVQQTNFSLDSESSSQGPGSKVSYINPPSWKLPDQFPGSNATVAIPHPKWFSEASNFNDVPRSVWSNVSAEGQKLSLDPTFSEIPDSEVFSDILGSQVPAKDSEPSSVKTPALNISAPVPATEVLIETPGSKASPEDHDLEISAQKPESKVIAGAQPGESFPQQVGRPLSVLVGTTIQLPLVPIPSPGPPAPLVVWRRGSKVLAAGGLGPGAPLISLDPAYRDRLRFDQAQGGLELASAGLEDAGLYTAEVIRAGVSRQIREFTVGVYEPLPQLSVQPHTPETEEGAAELRLRCLGWGPGRGELSWSQDGRTLEATDREGAEPPRIRTEGDQLLIMRPVRSDQARYTCRVRSPFGHTEAAADVRVFYGPDAPVIKISSDRDAAPALFVTAGSNVTLRCTAASRPPADIAWSLADPAEAAVPAGPRLLLPAVGPGHAGTYACLAANPRTGRRRRSLLNLTVADLPPGSPQCSVEGGPGDRSLRFRCAWPGGVPAASLQFQGLPEGVRAGPVASALLAAVPAHPRLSGVPVTCLARHLMTTRTCTVTPGRRATISFLDPERDTFLRVQCNKWLRIIRVPQSRTWLLRPLGKCCCIPQWRKHGQGRWRWCCRPLAALHHREPLGPGQGSLWPQEVGVACGSAKMGAGSSLATSVWTGTWEITPCCAAGRWVLGATRSLSLDLPSPHGGCREPRMQQCLLGMWNVGP
- the VSIG10L gene encoding V-set and immunoglobulin domain-containing protein 10-like isoform X4, which encodes MDTSWALLLFLFLASGREVLTHGASSGVQQTNFSLDSESSSQGPGSKVSYINPPSWKLPDQFPGSNATVAIPHPKWFSEASNFNDVPRSVWSNVSAEGQKLSLDPTFSEIPDSEVFSDILGSQVPAKDSEPSSVKTPALNISAPVPATEVLIETPGSKASPEDHDLEISAQKPESKVIAGAQPGESFPQQVGRPLSVLVGTTIQLPLVPIPSPGPPAPLVVWRRGSKVLAAGGLGPGAPLISLDPAYRDRLRFDQAQGGLELASAGLEDAGLYTAEVIRAGVSRQIREFTVGVYEPLPQLSVQPHTPETEEGAAELRLRCLGWGPGRGELSWSQDGRTLEATDREGAEPPRIRTEGDQLLIMRPVRSDQARYTCRVRSPFGHTEAAADVRVFYGPDAPVIKISSDRDAAPALFVTAGSNVTLRCTAASRPPADIAWSLADPAEAAVPAGPRLLLPAVGPGHAGTYACLAANPRTGRRRRSLLNLTVADLPPGSPQCSVEGGPGDRSLRFRCAWPGGVPAASLQFQGLPEGVRAGPVASALLAAVPAHPRLSGVPVTCLARHLMTTRTCTVTPGRRATISFLDPERDTFLRVQCNKWLRIIRVPQSRTWLLRPLGKCCCIPQWRKHGQGRWRWCCRPLAALHHREPLGPGQGSLWPQEVGVACGSAKMGAGSSLATSVWTGTWEITPCCAAGRWVLGATRSLSLDLPSPHGGCREPRMQQCLLGMWNVGP